ATAAATGGGTTTTCTCCATTAATTAGTTTGTTACCCAATGATTTTGTAAATATATTCTTCTAAGTTAATGGGTTTGTTACCCAATgaattcttctccatttttactCTACAGTTCATTCCTTTTGACTTTCGATTTTAATTTTGAGTTACTGCAAATTTTTCAAATCGGTGAGAAGTGAAGCTACGCTAACAAATATGTGATTTGAAGATGAGAGTTGACTTAGTGATAAATGGATGATGTTGGCCTGGTGGTGGATATGAGTTGATGTTTCCCCGttaaagagtaaaataaagaagaggaagaaggtaaaaatgaaaaaataaataagaataaaagaaagtataaaaattcaaaaaaaaataatcagaaaagtaatatgaaataaaagaaatacttataaattaaagttttaattatttttattgcctctcactctctcaaagagagtgaactACACCTTCTTTGCCACGGCAGCATTTAGGGagcaaatatttatattttaaaatagttcagGGAGGTAATAAGTTTCTCGTAAAATATAGGTGTGTAGTTGGTAATCTGATAATAGATTAAGGGGGGCAtttgactattttctcaaatattTACAAGAGAAAATTATGTATTCTATTCTCGTATTACAAAtggtctaatttttttaattatagaatttcaaattagattaatttgaagttaaaattttgtttggaCATACAATTtacatattctttaatttttgtccgCTTATTTAATGAAAGTTTGTGAATCAGAGACCTATTTGTACGGCATAAGTTTAGAAAATTCATACCTAAATTTTGTAGGAATTAAGTGGgttttgaagttgaatttttgcTTCTTAGTTCTTACAACATAAGGAAATAAGTTATGTCTTTTATGACATAATTTGTTGTTTATAAAACTAAACTTTTTGCCTCTTACAAATTTTGTAGGAATTAAGTTAGGCAGTATGACACAACTTTGTGATATATTatgataagaaaatataaatttatgttaagcaaaAATTGTGTCATTTTGGTGATAGAGGTATTTTTGGcgattcattttttatttaaagtgttaaaggacaaaaattaaagactaTTTCAACATAAGGGTATTTGTGTGAATGACCTAACATGAAATCCCCacaatttttgaaaactattaaATCTTTCTCaacttttataaaattttaccAACTGTGCAAACTATAGTTCATTACAAGATATTGAATTATTCTAAAGTGTTGTATTAATGAATTACACATTTtcgtatttttttaataaataattttttgtgatcataaactttcaaatacatataatttaataaaaaattactagTTCAAACAACAGCATACCCTACTTCTACAAAATACACAACAATAATATACCTTccaccgataaaatttgaaaagaataagATGTACTAGATCCTATCCTACCTTCGTAAGGGGTGGATGGGAATGAAAAGACAATTTGTGATAACTAATATACCTACCATGATATTTTTATAACTCTTACGAGAGTATGTCACTAAGGTTTAAATTagaaacttaaaataaaaaaagtgctCAACAGATCTTAAATTTGAAAGTGTCAAACCTCTTGAACAACAAATCTCTTGTCATTTGGCCCATAAACTTTTGGCATGGAGCAGTTAGACACGTTGTGTTTCGAATCAGATAGCGCGAATAATGGTGCTCAGAGTTGCATTATTAACTTTAAAGAAATGGAATCCACGACGAAATTACAAAAAAAGTTAGGTGATGGACCACACAAcggattaaaaaagaaaaaaagaccaGAAAAGTAGTAGTCCTATATTagtgaaagaagaaaaagaaggttcTCTACTTCCGCGTAAATGCCGTGTCTGACAAAACGCGTAACATATTGATTGATTACCCTCCTCTTCCATTAAACATCATCATCTCACTAAAAGCAACATGGAACAATAATTACTTATCTCAAAAGGATGAACATATGGAATAAATAAAGGCATAATATAGTGTTTTTAAATTTGATCTCAacttatttatgtatattaatttgctATATGTATATAGAAAggtttaaatttgtataaaatttaataaataaatctaTAAGTCATACGTGACGTTTTATATGTAATTTGTCATGGTTGATGTTTGACATATGTGTTTACTTATTCAATATTCTACAAATTTAAATGCCCAATCGTGCATATCAAAAGTTGAAGCATATAAATATTAGCTAAAATCAAGTTAAataacacatttatatattatgttataaataaataaaagtttcttattgttaatgtttaaagttttaaatcATCATCTAGAAATTTGTGGTCCGTTTGGATATGTGGTACAATTCATATTGAATGTGTAACATTagttcaaattataattttatattgcaTGTCTAAATCACTACCTAATGTTCAAATATCTCCATCTCCtattaacaaatatttataacttttaGTTTTACTGaacttaaaatcataattttaaattacataattaaatgtgtatttttaaaatcacaTGTCCAAATTCCTTCAAATATCTCTGTCAACCTAATaacatatattcataatttCGTAAGTCTATCAAACAAAAACATGTTAAAAATACGAAATAGTAATATAATAGGAGTTAGAAATATCACATCTATTAATTGGTTTTAGAGCATTGACTCCACAATTCCATTGACCCCGTCCGTTTTGATCAACTATGCCATAAAACAaggaataaaaattgaaaatgtagTGATTAACACAGCTTATTTCTTCATGTCCATTGGCCATCAAACCTTAACACTTTCTCTCCCCCAAAATTCGGATCTTTCTTCTTCCCTCTCTGAATTCTTCATCCATTTTTGTTTGTATCGATAAAGCTTCAATTTCCCCTAAATTTGTAGGTTTGTTCTTGCACCAAACTCCTCCATTTCGTTTCAGTTTCTACACAATGTGTGGGAACCTTCCTACTcccttttaactcttttttcctttttttttcaccGCGTAGGACAGACAGGTTTTTGTACTTTGTTTGAACCCTCTTAAAGTTCATtctgtatatatatgtatttcatTGTTTTGTAAACATAGAAATTAAGAACAAGTATGGAAAGCTATTTGAATGAAAATTTTGGAGATGTGAAGCCGAAGCATTCCTCGGAGGAAGTGCTGAAGCGATGGAGGAGCCTTTGTGGTGTTGTCAAGAACCCTAAACGTCGGTTTCGTTTCACTGCTAATTTATCCAAGCGTTATGAGGCTGCTGCAATGCGACGTACTAATCATGTACATCCCCTTCTCTCTCATCTTCCTCTTTCTGTTTTTTCAGTTCGCCTTGACTAACCGGTAAACTTAGTTCCATGTGACCAAGAGGTCACGGTTCAAGCTGTAGAAATAGCCTTTTGTAGAAATGCTTTCATATTACTTGACCTTGTACACTCCCTCTAACAAAGTTTTAATTAGAATGTTTTGAAactctaaatttattttttatatagttatttaatactaaggatagaactaaaaaaatatagtaaaattcTCTTGATTTGGACAAGTAAATtgaaacaactatttttagagTATGTGTGCTAAGTAATATGAAGCGGAGGGACTGGCTTTTCTTTGTGTCTGCTGAAATTTGAACCCTGATCTCTCATGAGTTCCACCATGACTTGAGGATAAACTAGCCTAATGTGTGAGCATAATTGGTTGAATATTCGAAGAAGAAAAGGGGCTGTGAAAGaatgataataaaaatagtcaaattacTACATGAATTTCTCATATTGATAAGTATAATTCATGTAACCTATCTCAAGTAGTACTAGTTTTTTTCGCTTGAGTCCTAAATTAGTGACTGATGTGTTTGAAGATATACgtaaaaataatgaatatacAGAGCTTTCAACATGCTTTTTCGGTCAAGCTCATCAATGAATATACAGAGCTTTCAACATGCTTTTTCGGTCAAGCTCATCGCACGGGTTTGTCTAGTGCAGTTTATAATTTGCAGGCTATTACACTAGAGCGGGGTTTAACATATgcacacccaaagggtagcTATTGCAggttcccttgtcataaaaaaataaataatcaaagctTTCAGTAGACCTGCTGACTTGTTTTTTAAAGTGTCAATATTTATCTTGTAGTCTTAACTTCTGTTCCTGTTCCAATCAGCTTTATTCGTGCTGTTGGACTTGCCTCACCTTTTACATTCGACATATTGTTATCATTCCTCCTATAGCATGGATCTTTTCAGGAGGAAATTCTACTATTAACAATGTATAAAGCTGTTATTGTTTGATGGGATCATATTCTTGCTTGTCACTTCTTCTTGAAGCAGTTCCACTTGGTAATGTCATTTTAAGGAAGAATAATTCTCTTGCCTGATTTTATGTGACTGATAGTATTGAATTGGGGATGCATTTGAATTTACAACAACATGGTGAATGGATTGAGTTGGGATGCATTTAGATTTGCTTCACCTATTTCATATGGTAAAACCAGGTTAAAGTGGCTAAGCCTTCTTTTTTATGCGTTACAGGAGAAACTGAGGGTAGCAGTTCTGGTTTCAAAGGCTGCATTTCAGTTTATACAAGgtgaatatataatttttttctttctttctgtttAGTTACCTCTTAAGATGTTCTTAGATTAATTCTTCGAAATGGCAGGCATGCAACCAAGTGATTACAGTGTCCCAAAGGAAGTTGAAGACGCCGGTTTTCAAATTGACGCTGACGAGCTAGGATCTGTTGTCGAAAGCCATGACCTGAAAAAAGTCAAATTTCATGGAGGAGTGGCTGGGATTGCAAGTAAGCTGGCCACGTCAAGTACCGATGGGATTTCTACTAATAATGAAACTGCCCTAATTCGCAGACAGAAACTTTTTGGAGTTAACAAATTCCAAGAAAGTGAAGCTCGGAGCTTTTGGTTGTTTGTCTGGGAAGCTCTTCAAGACATGACTCTCATGATCCTTGGTGCGTGTGCTTTTGTTTCTCTGATTGTTGGCATTGTAATGGAGGGATGGCCTGTAGGGGCCCATGATGGTCTTGGTATTGTAGCTAGTATTTTGCTGGTGGTCTTTGTTACAGCAACAAGTGATTATCGTCAATCCTTGCAGTTCAGAGACCTTgacaaagagaagaagaagatatctATCCAGGTTACTAGGAACGGATACAGACAAAAGATGTCCATATATGATCTAGTTCCTGGCGATATAGTTCATCTTGCAATAGGAGATCAAGTCCCTGCAGATGGACTCTTTCTTTCAGGATTTTctgttttaattgatgaatccAGCTTGACTGGAGAAAGTGAGCCAGTAATGGTCAATGCTCAAaatccttttcttctttctggAACCAAGGTCCAAGATGGTTCTTGCAAGATGTTGGTTACAACAGTTGGGATGAGGACTCAATGGGGAAAACTGATAGCAACTCTCAGTGAAGGCGGTGATGATGAGACTCCATTACAGGTTAAACTGAATGGAGTGGCAACAATCATTGGAAAGATAGGCCTTTTCTTTGCTGTTGTGACTTTTGCAGTACTCTTGCAAAAAATGTTTGGCCGAAAACTGCTAGAGGGATCCCACTGGAGCTGGTCTGGGGAAGAAGCTAGGGAAGTCTTGGAATACTTTGCCATTGCAGTTACCATTGTGGTTGTTGCAGTTCCTGAGGGACTTCCTCTGGCTGTGACCTTAAGCCTTGCTTTTGCCATGAAAAAGATGATGAATGATAAAGCACTTGTCCGCCATCTAGCAGCTTGTGAGACAATGGGATCAGCTACAACCATCTGTAGTGACAAAACTGGCACTCTAACAACCAACCGCATGACTGTAGTGAAAACATGCTTCTGTATGAATGTCAAAGATGTGAGCAAACCAGGTGATGCATCTGCACTTTGTTCTGAAATGCCAAATTCTGTGCTCAAAACTTTGCTGCAGTCGATTTTTAACAACACAAGTGGAGAAGTTGTAGCTACCAAGGGCAAGAAGTGTGAGATGTTGGGAACCCCAACTGAGACTGCTATATTGGAGTTTGGTTTAGCTCTTGGTGGAGATTTTCAAGCAGAACGACAAGCAGGAAAGCTCGTAAAAATTGAACCATTCAACTCTACTAAGAAGCTGATGGGTGTGGTGCTTGAGCTTCCTGAAGGAGGTTTAAGAGCTCATACCAAGGGTGCTTCAGAAATTATTTTGGCTGCCTGTGACAAAGTAGTCAACTCAAATGGTGACGTTGTTTTCATGGATGAAACATTAAGAAATAATCTTAATGCCACCATTGAGCAGTTTGCTACTGAAGCTCTTCGTACCTTGTGTCTTGCCTATATGGATCTGGAAAATGGATTCTCTCCTGATGATGCTATTCCACTCTCTGGGTACACTTGCATAGGAATTGTAGGTATAAAGGATCCCGTTCGTCCTGGAGTCAAGGAGTCTGTTGCACTTTGTCGTTCAGCAGGCGTGACTGTTCGGATGGTCACTGGAGATAACATTAATACTGCAAAAGCCATAGCTAGGGAATGTGGTATACTGACCGATGATGGTATCGCTATTGAAGGACCAGTTTTCCGGGAAATGAGTCAAGAGGAAATGCTTAAAGTGATTCCCAAAATTCAGGTACTGTAGTCATTTTTCGTTTGTTAGAGAATGAAGTCATTATTGCTGTGAAGTCTTCTGGAAAAGTTCCAACCTAGTTGTGATTTCTCATTAAAGAATACACTCTTTTTACTTCTACAGGTGATGGCTAGGTCTTCTCCACTAGACAAGCACACATTGGTAAAGCAATTGCGGACAACATTCAATGAAGTTGTTGCAGTCACTGGTGATGGGACCAATGATGCTCCTGCACTTCATGAAGCAGATATTGGACTTGCAATGGGAATTGCTGGAACTGAGGTGAATACAATGATTTCATTCCTTTTAGTTCATTTTAACCACAATCCCTTGTTTGGATTCTTTATGAAGTACCAAATGCTCATTGCATGAGATGGTTACATGCACAATCAGTTTGAGAACTATAAGTATGGTAGGACTGTAAATACGAAGCAGGAGAATTAAGTCACTACGTGCTTTTGCATTTTACTGTCTGGATCATGTTTTTAAATAGGTAATGCTTCTAATGCTCGCAACAACTGTCCCAGAATATTTTGTTTTCCTAGTGAGGAAATTAAAGGACTATTACCTGACAAAtgaatttcatgaaaataagaTGGAAATATGCATGTGTCTTGGGGgggaaacaaaaaggaaaagaattatgTCCCACTTGGCTGTTCAGCTTCTAAGACCACTGATTCTATATTGCAAATTTTTCCAGATAACACAATTAGATTGAGACGTAACATCATTGACCTTCCCCTGACTTTTGATTTCAGGTTGCCAAAGAGAGTGCTGATGTTATCATACTGGATGACAACTTCTCCACAATTGTTACCGTAGCCAAATGGGGACGCTCAGTCtacataaatattcaaaaatttgttCAGTTTCAGCTGACTGTTAATATTGTTGCTTTGGTAGTTAACTTCGCTTCAGCTTGTGTGACAGGTCAGGAACCCTTTTCCTCTTGTTCTACCATTCTTTCAACTGTTTTTCAGTTTAGTCATAATTTCTGAATAGCCAATCAAAATGCATTCTTTTTGCTCATTCCTATGTTTTTTTGCGAACTATGCTTCAGGAAGCGCTCCCCTCACTGCTGTTCAACTTCTGTGGGTCAACATGATTATGGATACCTTAGGAGCACTTGCTTTAGCAACAGAGCCCCCTAATGACGAACTAATGAAAAGAGCACCAGTAGGGAGGAAAGGAAACTTTATCAGCAACGTCATGTGGAGAAATATCTTGGGCCAATCTCTATATCAGTTCTTAGTTATATGGTTCCTACAAGTATATGGGAAAACAATATTTCGTCTTGATGGCCCGGATGCTAACCTTACCCTCAACACAATTATTTTCAACTCATTCGTCTTCTGCCAGGTAAAttataaacattttaaaaagtttaGTGAAACCGTTTGGTTTCTAGTACCAAGTATGGTTCGGGGACAAGCCTCAGTGGTTTACCTGACACATTTTTCTGGTTCTAAATGCAGCTTTTCAATGAAGTGAACTCCCGAGAGATGGAAAAAATTGAGGTTTGGGAAGGCATACTGGATAACTATGTATTTGTGACAGTTATCGGTGTAACTCTCTTCTTCCAAATCATAATCATCGAATACCTGGGGACATTTGCCAACACCACTCCCCTCTCATTTGCTCAATGGTTCGTAAGTGTATTTTTCGGGTTCTTGGGCATGCCAATTGCTGTACACTTGAAAAAGATGCAGATATGAAGTCCATAGTGTTGTCATATCTTTTGTACAATCATTTGAAGGAGCAGCTGTTAATAGTAACTCACTCTTTGTGGTAGCAAAATGACCTCTTCGGCCCAACTAGGAGGAAAAGAAGTAACAAATCTTGGTCCATTGTAGCATCACTAACACAGTTGTAAGataccaatttttttcttctatttccctgttttttctttgtattgAAGAAACAAAAGGAGGTAAATCTGTGTCGTAGGATATCATGCTCAAACTTGTAAAGCAATTTCTTGTAGTTTACTTCAATTTCAGTGCATAGAAACAGTGCTGCTCCttcaaattatgatatttttccGCGTTAAGCTTTGCTTCTGTTtcctttttactttttgttaAATCTGATTACAGCTGCTTAAAAGATTTCTGATTAAACTCTTGAGCAAGTTATGCTTCATCTAAGCATATAATCTTCTTGGAAGATTTCTTAGTAGGTTTATGAAATTTGGGTTTACTGTTAGAACCTATGATACTTGAATAGGTAATCTTTATATTTAGTTTGAAACTTTCTTATCAGTACCAACAAAAAAGGGTAACCTCTTTAATTAGAGGGTGTCCATGGTTAAGCTCGACTGAGTATGTTAAAATCTTAAAGAAATTTATACCATATTAGAATGATCTAATGAAGTTGTTAGCTTTGTTTTTGAataatcaacacaacaataagaGAGAGGGAGATTgaatcaagaaattaaaaatcACTTCAATTCATCTTTGTTGTTCAGCTTGGCACACAACAAGGAGTAATACTTTTACAATTtatatttgattcattttattgATTAAAGAAAACATCTTTACCTTGTGGATGTTTTCGTTGTCGTTCATCTTTAATTTCATTCAAGAATATCACCTCTAACTACGACAACTATTGTTTCTATAAATCATTACTCCATTAACGAATACCAACGTAATAgaactaaaatattatattatattagatttgatttgagtattctaATTAATCTTTTCAAAGTAATAACACACGAGGCACAACTTGATCCATTAAGGCAGGGAGCACATCATCTACACAAGTTTTACCCCAACTGTACTCAAGGAGATTGATAGAAGGTGAGAAAGGTCAATGATGATTTCGATTACATATCcacaaaagattttttttttttggattctgttatctaatttaatttctttaataaatataaacaattaaaattttatatatgacatttattagactaatattttcaagttatagcagtagaataaaactttcaagttgtaacaataaaaaatttcaggttataacaatttattaaaaaaaaatatttttttaattgtaaaaataataataaaaagataaaaaagaaaaataaatcgattttgaagaaaaaaaatggaaataggtgtattaattaaatttgaattgattgatgataATTATTAGTTAGCATAAATTTAGGAGATTCAAACTAATTAggaatatttgttttccttaattcactctaatctgttaaaattaattaaaaagtcttattttatccattttttcttcaacgtttctctctctacgtttttttttcagaattgTTATCACTGATGagtaaatcaatttttttttgtttgaaaaatcttgATTGTGTTGTGATGGACGACTTCTTatctatattaattaaacatggtggTAGATAGGATCCTTCGGGttagtattttttatgatttattgcttgtatttgtatattactgaaatgaaaaaaaaaacaatgaaactGTAAATCacatttttgtgattttgtttttgtttattagATTTAAGTTGTGATGTTTTTTGTATAAACAATGCattttgttcataatacataataatttttgtgAAACAGTAGTTAATGAAAATCTCTGATTTTGTTGGTAcgtttctgattttttttttgttattttgtataCTGTATATACCCTGATTTCATGTGAAATTGGCTTAATATATGAATGATTTGAgtataaatgtatataaaattaatagtttTATCGTTGTAAAGTTATGAAATTTGTGGGAAAAAAAGTATGAAATTTGTTGTAACATTGTTATGAAACATGTATTTCTTTAGtcaatttgataataataattagatgAATTTGGTATGCagattaaaattataatatagaatACTGTTTTGtttcttgaaaatataaataaaatgtatagGTAGGAATGAATTTGGTAGTGTAAATGGAATGATATTGGTATGAAAATGTATTTACTATTGTGtaaaatttttttagtaaaaagtATGAAGATTTGTATGAAAAGAGTATTAAGTTGGTATGAAATGtgaaatgttattttttatataatgtgTTTTATGGTGTGAATTATTGTAGAATGTTTTGAAATGGTATTGTTATGAATAAGTAGTGACGATTgtgtataaatttgtgtgagAAGAATGAACTAATTggtatgaaaaattatttagtattgtgtaaaaaatatgAGTAAGAAGTATGATTATTTGTATGAAAGGTGTATTAAGTTGGTCTGAAATgtgaaatgttatttttttatgaaatctgTTTTATTGTATGAATTCTGGTAGACTGTCTGGAGTGATATTTGTATGAATAAGTTATGACGAGTGTGTATAATTTTGTGTGAGTAGAATGAAGTTGtggatgaaatttgtattatcTTTGGTAtgaaaagttaatataaatacaatatatttataattgttttgtattatgtaagactaactgttttttttttttaatgaaacagggaaatatgttgattttcaGATGGAGGAGATAGTTCGGCgtggttagtcggaatcgccgattaactcggtgattcgccctttggtgtagttcgtcgccgtcttgcactaACATTCAACATGgtcgtgctctgtgtcattgggcaagatggtactgcttcgcggaattATTCGGCCAAACgccaactgctcctttcattgcctttttgatcttgctccttcagggcttcgcgtactggaataaagggcggagtgcgtcccttcggcgaatTGCCAAGTGTGATttgcgatgctcaggcttcagcttcttcgttcttttcagcctttttgttcctttttgcacctaagtgtccatgcttccactaaaacttcaaatacctgaaacttaagagtttttatcagatattgagacaaaataaacatttgaggacactatttctatcaaaataaagccctaaatgagtccaatttgtggactcatcaatctTTAAGAATACTTAATCCACGCTTGTTAAGACAATATAATTTACAATTAGGTTGTAAATTGTCTAggataaaaaatatgtaaaacaaAAATGTAACTAAGGTTGTTATAAGATACAATTATCACTATTTTATATTGTCATAATCGTTTATACAAGGTATTTATACATGTTGGATaccaacttcattttttttttgtgttagaaTATGAATTTGGATGCCAAAGGTGTATAGTTTGGATACCAATTATAAGTCAGAGTTAGTTCATGAACTCTAAATTAGTAGTATGATTTCTTTTTAGTTAATAAGACACTGTAAAATCATAAACTCTAAATGTTGAATCCAATTTGTATATAACTGTTATCCCGAGAATTATTATAGTCAATGTGTAATTTATCTTTAGAATGGTGTATCCATTTGGAATGCAGTCTGTATATAACTAGTATCCTGCGATTACAATAGTCAATCTGTAATTCATATGTAGTTGGTATCTTTTTGGAATAAAACGGtggatattatatatatcaaatacttAAAGTTGtaataaacacaaaaatatcgtccaaaagttaaaaaaaacttgtaattCTAAAAAGTCTAAGGTGcaatcaactatctcaaatttGATCTCTGTGAtcttggtgtaggataattgCTGGTATTCTAAGCATGTTCTTTTGTTATGCGGggtccaccaaatttgctagcaacaGTGCCAGTTACTTCACTCTCATTGGTTGCGCCATCGtcattctttgtttttccaTAATGTCATATGATTGTGGCATACCTTTGACGATAGTACTTTGCATCGATATTAACAGAACGCATATCAAAAACTCAATTACTGATGt
The Solanum stenotomum isolate F172 chromosome 12, ASM1918654v1, whole genome shotgun sequence DNA segment above includes these coding regions:
- the LOC125848266 gene encoding calcium-transporting ATPase 2, plasma membrane-type-like; its protein translation is MESYLNENFGDVKPKHSSEEVLKRWRSLCGVVKNPKRRFRFTANLSKRYEAAAMRRTNHEKLRVAVLVSKAAFQFIQGMQPSDYSVPKEVEDAGFQIDADELGSVVESHDLKKVKFHGGVAGIASKLATSSTDGISTNNETALIRRQKLFGVNKFQESEARSFWLFVWEALQDMTLMILGACAFVSLIVGIVMEGWPVGAHDGLGIVASILLVVFVTATSDYRQSLQFRDLDKEKKKISIQVTRNGYRQKMSIYDLVPGDIVHLAIGDQVPADGLFLSGFSVLIDESSLTGESEPVMVNAQNPFLLSGTKVQDGSCKMLVTTVGMRTQWGKLIATLSEGGDDETPLQVKLNGVATIIGKIGLFFAVVTFAVLLQKMFGRKLLEGSHWSWSGEEAREVLEYFAIAVTIVVVAVPEGLPLAVTLSLAFAMKKMMNDKALVRHLAACETMGSATTICSDKTGTLTTNRMTVVKTCFCMNVKDVSKPGDASALCSEMPNSVLKTLLQSIFNNTSGEVVATKGKKCEMLGTPTETAILEFGLALGGDFQAERQAGKLVKIEPFNSTKKLMGVVLELPEGGLRAHTKGASEIILAACDKVVNSNGDVVFMDETLRNNLNATIEQFATEALRTLCLAYMDLENGFSPDDAIPLSGYTCIGIVGIKDPVRPGVKESVALCRSAGVTVRMVTGDNINTAKAIARECGILTDDGIAIEGPVFREMSQEEMLKVIPKIQVMARSSPLDKHTLVKQLRTTFNEVVAVTGDGTNDAPALHEADIGLAMGIAGTEVAKESADVIILDDNFSTIVTVAKWGRSVYINIQKFVQFQLTVNIVALVVNFASACVTGSAPLTAVQLLWVNMIMDTLGALALATEPPNDELMKRAPVGRKGNFISNVMWRNILGQSLYQFLVIWFLQVYGKTIFRLDGPDANLTLNTIIFNSFVFCQLFNEVNSREMEKIEVWEGILDNYVFVTVIGVTLFFQIIIIEYLGTFANTTPLSFAQWFVSVFFGFLGMPIAVHLKKMQI